The Cutaneotrichosporon cavernicola HIS019 DNA, chromosome: 5 DNA segment AGATAGTGTCCGCGTCGGATTGTGGCACACACAGCGTGGAGTTGGTGGCAGAGCAAGGGAGGCGCAGGTCATGGCATTGTTTGGCTGAAAGGTTGTCGTATGCACTGACGTTAGCTTCTCGACAACTATGGGCAGCTCAACACCTCGCAACTGACTGATCGTAGGAGACGTGCCAGTCCTTGTCGTCTGGCCCACGGCCGGCGACATCGTCGAACCGGCTCATGAgtgccgtcgacgcgttcAAATGTTGCAGCCACTCCGCCTCCTGTCGGATCTGGTTGAGCAGCTTCGAGGCGGTAGGACAAGGAAAGGACGGCTCGAGCGAGTCGTAGGTCTCAGGTTGAACCAATGCCTCATACTCTTCCTGGTCGGGGTAGAGTCCAGCGACGAAGGCTCCAAGTGTCGCGCTCGTGATGACGTTGTTCGTGACGCGGAAAGAATACTCATCGCGATTTGAACCCGGTGGGAGAAAGCCCAGGCGGTCGACATAAACGTGGCGGAAATCCTCGCCGTGCTGTCGCGCGTCTTcaaggccgccgctgctATCAGATTTCATGCTCGCGGACCAGCCGAAGGCAGAGAGCAGAAAAAtacctcctcgtcgaccaaCTTGGCTCACAGATTATaagcagctcgtcgcgcgagaCCGCGAGACGATAATATGCCATAATGCCTGCGCGACAGCTTCAGCACTCACGTTGTGATAGAAGGGAAGCGGCATGTAGAGTTAACGAACCCCGGGTCCACAACCTTCTCGAACGGGTTCAGCGTCCCAGACATGCTCTGCCAGTACACTGGTGTGGTGGAGAAGGTGGCCGCACGCGCATGTGCATATGGGCCCGCGCCGTTACACTCCCACTGCGCTTAGCACTTCACACGCTGGGGAAGATCATTTCATCTCACCGTAACGTCCTCGTGACGCAACGTATTCGACGCATACGGCGTCCGTTTATGATGCCGCtggacggcctcgacgtaCACCAGCTGGTACCCGTCGACGGGAACCTTGTACTCCTGCGCGCGGACATGTGGCATGTTGCACCCTGGGCATCAGCTTGAACGTTGGCGCACATATGTTGCTATGGGCTGCAACCTACAGTTGTACGTGCCATACTGGCTGTCTGGGGTGTGCGAGGAATTGTAGATTCCCGGCGCCCCTGTACCGTTTAGCGCCCATGTGAGGTTGGCCCAGGTGTCTGGGGCTGCTGTTAGCGTTTGGCACAGAGAGGAAGGGGCAAGAGGTGGGGTGAATGTgaagaaggaaggtggagatCGAGGAAGGAGTTGTCAGATGATCAGGTTGGGGACTTGAGCAGCTCTCTGCTCCATTCACCAGGTGGATAATGCTTTGACGTGTTTGTCGCTGCCTCCGGGCCGTCCCGCCCGCTAGGATCCTCTGGCGTCTGGCCGGGCCCGAGAGGCTGCTGAGCAACAGCCAACGAGGCTCTGACACCAATTCCAAGGACAATTGACGCTAGCATGGTTATTTTGATGAAGGCCAGTCGAGCATGATGGTTTAGCTCTTGGCTAGACACTGTGCCGACGATGTTGCGATTGAGGAAGCGTTTGCGAGCGTCGTCAAGTGAGCAGTGAGCCAAGTGAGTCAAGAGGAGAAGCCAAGCAGCTGACGTCATGCACTTTGGTTCTGGCAACAGTACCTTGgaagagtggggcaggcAACAATAGTTGCGGGAGCAAAATCGCGTGGTGCGATTGTTTACACCTCCACCCGCGCCTCCACTTTCACTGTCCATCCAAGGCCCCTTTCAGCCGTCTCTCCACAACTAACATCCATCTCCGCGCCATCACAACTCATACATGCACAGCAGATATCGTGTCGGTACACTCATGTACTACACAGTACCAGCTAACCGTTCAAAGATTGTCCAACACTATGATGGTTGGGCTGCTAGAATGGCACAACCGACTGACCGCCGAGCTCTGATCCCGGGATTCCAGACTGCAGATTGGTTGGCCCGCGTTTCTCCCCATATCTCCACCATCAGTATTGACAGTGTGTTGAAACTCTGCAAGTGTATCGGGGGCTTGTACTAACGTTAGGTAGGCGAGTTACTTGATTTTAGTGCATTGGCAATTGGAGTGGCAGAGGGCCGAACAATCTCGGCGGCGCTACGGTGGGAAAAACTAAACCagcccacccaaccccgTAATGTCGCATACGGCGAGGAGACATTACGCGTCGGACGCGACTTGGTGCGCAGATGTCGCGGATAAGGTGCTTGCACCCCCACCCAGCCCGTGTTGGACGCGTACGGTGCTGTGTATGGCGCGCGGTGGTCGAGTCAACCGCGAGGGCGGATCGGCCGAGGAAAGCGCTCGGCATTATAGCCTGGGAAGAGAAACTTGGTCGCCACGGCCACCAGAGACATCCATGCATGCCAATTTTGGAGGTTATGGTCGCAGAGATGGAGAGCAGAGTTCCTTCGCCACCGAGTGGAGTCTGGAGCGATTACAAGCAGTGAAGACGGCCTTGGTTGTGGACAGACAGGAGGTGACGAAAACCCGAGCACGGGATCACGTGCCGCCTTGGCACCTTGCACTGATCCGTTGATCTCCACCCCTAATCCTCATGCATGCATCCAGTTTTCTGTCAAGTTGTTGGTATCATATGCATGCATGTGTACGTCTTTTATTATGTGTCTAGGTGTCGTTttgggagagagagaagcTTTCAAAGATCAACGGGAGATTCGGATGTTTAGGAATTGAGTGGGACAGGTCACATATACAAGCGGCCCTCGACCTGTatctcttcttcttcccccCACTCGTCCATCTTCAACACCTTGCGTCGCCATCCACCTCAACCTTGTGAGTAGCCCTCACTACTCGTCTTGGATGGCCTCCAGGTCACCTCCGCGACATCCCCAAGCATACAGTGCACGGAGCTGACGCTTTCCCGCTTggtcgctgccgccgcgcccccATACCTCTTTAACATCCTGATGTTTTGTGACCTCCCAGCTTCAGTACCACCTCCTCTCAACTTGTCTACCATGGCTCCCACCGTTACCAAgaaggccgccgcgccccgCAAGGCCTCGAACCACCCCACGTTCCTGGTCATGATCCAGGTGAGTCGGCCGATGCCCACGCCACCAGAAGGTTTGGGTCCCACGCCCACCAACCAAGACCCGCGACCCGCTTTCAACACCTTGCTCTCCGAGGTAGCGGTAGCGAGTACAATCGAAGGAGGATGTGTGTTCGGTCGTCGTGGGGGAGTGCTGCGATGTGCATGGGTGACGATGGAGGGCAGCGCTGGTCGtcagcgtcgccgccgctccaACACCGCTTCCACGCCCCCAAGAGCTGGCCTGTTGAGTCAACCGATCGTTCGCCCAGGTTCCACGCGCACCACATCTCGTACGAAAGCGAAACTCGCTATTGCGGTGGATGGGTCGCCCATCCACATGCATGCCGAATGACCGCTTCGTTACCCTCATGCATGactgtcgagctcgacgggGTTGAATTGCCGATTCGGGTGATTTTGCGCCCAACCGAGCTTGTCGCTTGTTCATCCCGCCCCGGCCCCCCGTCCCTCTCGGCTCCGCTAACGAACAGGAGTGCATCGCCGCACACCCGGAGGACGCGCGTTCGGGCGTTTCGCGGCCGACGATCAAGAAGTACCTTGCCAACACGTACAAGCTTGACCTCTCGTCTGCTTCGAACGTCAATAACCTCTCGAACGCCATCAAGCGTGGCGCCGAGACTGGCGCTCTTATCCTCCCCAAGGGCAtcggcggcaaggtcaagctTGCTCCTAAGGTGCGTTTATCGTTTGAGATGACACTGACAAcaggccaagaaggctcCCGCCGCTGACAAGGAGAACGTTGCCCCTAAGAAGGCGGCCGCacccaagaagaaggctaCTTCCACCACCAAGAAGCCCGCTGCCGCCAAGTCGGCCGTGAAGAAGGCCACGACGACCAAGAAGGTCCCAGCGGCCGTCAAGAAGACCTCCACGAAGAAGGCTCCCGTCGGTGAGTGCAGGAGTCAAGTTTAGCTTCCAGCCCAGTTGATCAAGCTAACAAACagcggccaaggccaaggccgcgccgacgaagaaggcggccccgaagaaggccgccaccaaggccaaggcggccaAGTAAGCGTCTCATGGACCTTGCTGGGGATCGGTCAGTATCTGGGTCCTTCAGTGTTTTGTACCATCATTGTAGAGAGACCGGCTCTTCGCTCCTCTTCGTAGCCACTCTTCCCACCTTTGCCCTTCTTCGTTTTCGCTCTCTCTGTAGCCCCGGCGTGTGACGCCCATAGTATAGCTATGCAGCTCTCTTTAGTTTGGTGTGTTCTGATGTCTGTGGCAGTTTGAGTGTTACATGATATTGATGGTGTAGGGTGGTGACATGGTGACATGAAGCGATGGCATGGTGGGGAAGAAGGGTGATTTGATGGTTGGACTGGTGGCATATTGGTTGTAAGATTTGGTCAAAGGGTGGAATGCCGCATCTGGCCTTTGGGTCTCGGGTTGATCACCGTAGTACGGCATATCTTGTCAGCCACAGGGCAGTGCCACAAACACTGCGATCCAGGTTACGCTCCACCCCAGGCGCCCAGGCCCCAGGCCCAGTGGCAACACCGACTGCTTGTCGTCAGCGCCACGACCTGCAAGATCAGATTCAGATCAAGATCAGTGGAAGTGACGTTGCAACTGTTTATGATTGGACATGTATTGATCTACAACCACAAATTGGCAAATGATTCCGCTGGTAACCAAGTCTCTCAACCCTCAGTCGGCATTCATCGGCCATTGGTACAGCCACACGGTACACGGGCATAAACAGTACATGACCAGACAGTCTATAATCACACCAGCTCCTGCACCTGTGCGGGCATCTCGTCGATCTCTGCTCGTCAGCTAGCCCCAAAGCCCAAAACCCCAAACTCACGCGTAGAGTAGTACTGCTCAATGTCTCGCAGAATGcgcacgtcctcgacagTGACAAAGTTGATCGCAACACCCTTGCGCCCAAAACGGCCAGAACGACCGATACGGTGGAGGTAGTTCTCACGGCTCGAGGGAAGGTCATAGTTGATGACAAGAGACACTTGCTGCACGTCAATGCCGCGCGCCCACACATCGGTGGTGATAAGTACGCGAGACTGGCCGCCACGGAACTCGGCCATAATAGCGTCACGCTCTTTCTGCACCATCTCGCCGTGCATCGACGACACGGTGAAGTTTGCCTCGCGCATCTTCTCCGTCAGCCAGTCGACCTTGCGGCGCGTGTTGCAGAAGATGACGGCctgggtgatggtgaggctgcggtcagctctGGTTGGATGACGACAAGCTGGGAAAAAACGACCAGAGGCACTCACGTGTCGTACAGGTCGCAGAGCGTGTCAAACTTCCagtcctccttctcaacAGCAACAAAGAACTGCTTGATGCCCTCAAGAgtcagctcgtcgcgcttgacgaggatgcggaTAGGCTCGGTCATGAACTTGGTCGTCatctcgaggacgtcgtgGGGAAGCGTCGCcgagacgatgacgacctGAGTGGCGGGGGGAAGGTAGCGGTAGATGTCGTAGATCTGGTCCTTGAAGCCCttgttgaggagctcgtccgaCTCGTCAAGAATAAGCATCTTGATGTCCTTGGTGCGAAGGTTGCGTCGGCGGATCATGTCAAACACACGACCCGGCGTGCCGCTGACGACCTGCTGCccagcctcgagcttgcggatgtcctcgccgacactAGTGCCACCAATGCACGCGTGACACGACACGTTCATGTAatcgccgagggcgaggacgaccgTTTGGATCTGCACAGCCAACTCGCGAGTTGGCGAGAGTACGAGCGCCTGCGTCTCACGAATGTTAAGGTCGAGCGACTGCAGAGCCGAGATGGCAAACGTCGCCGTCTTACCAGTACCGGATTGAGCCTGGGCGATCACATCGCGCCCGCGGATGATGGGGATGATGGCGCGTTGCTGGATAGCTGAGGGCTTCTCAAagtctgccgtcagcctGATCTGGTAGAGATGAGGACTCAGACTCACTGTACGCGTAGACACCGCGGAGGAGGTCTTCCCGGAGGTTGAGTGCTTCGACTGTAGTTGGGCGTCAGCAGCTGTACAAAGATGACGAGAGCTAAGCTTACAAGTAGGAGCCTGTATTTCGAGAGGAGCAAAAGCGCCGTGTCAATGTACGCTCTCACTCCTCTCGACAACGCTGCCCGCCGCGGCAGCTTGAGGTACGTACGACAGTGACTGATTCGGACGACTCGAACACGAGCTTGTCATCGCCGCTGTGGTGTGAGCTTTACCCTTCCTGGAAGACCAGCTTGACGCTTACGGATTGAGCTGTACAGCGCACACGCGCGTCAGTATCTCGTCCGGTCCCTATGGTGAGCTGCTTACCGCCATTGCTtattgttgttgttgttgttggcgATGATGTGCAAGGGCTGCTGATGGAGTGGGTCGAATCTCAAAGTCCAGCACTGGGTGGCGACTAATCCCGAATCTCCGCTGCGTGGCAATCTCATCAGACCTCCACCGATTCTTTGCATCTGCCGCTGAATACCGCAACAACAACCCCTCCAACAACATGGACTCGGTCATTGAGACGCAGCGAGCCTGCCACGAAGAGATTGAGCGGTACGAGCAAGCGCTCGCGGACGTGCTGGTACAGCAACCTATCGGGGTGAGTGCCAGTTTGATATTTCCACTTGTagctgacgacagcaaCGTAACCAGACACGGCGGGACCGTAAGGCGGCTGAGATCCTCGCTCGCATCGGCGAGCTGAGACACAACCTTGCTCTTCTGTATGAAGATGCGCCGGGACTGCGGCcgaccgagctcgcggcgttgagcgcgccgcctcccgGTGAAGGGGtggacgagctggccgagTTCTACACGCGCTTCGAAAAGGTCAAGGACTTCCACCGCAAGAACACGGGTCtgaacgcgcgcgcgctcatCGCGTccatcgacgacatggtCGACTCGGATGGGCTTCAGGtgatcgaggtcgagggcgaggaggagccggTCATCATTGACCTGCTCGACAGCGTCTtcagcggcgaggaggcaTACGgccgccatctcgacctGTACGAGGCGCACGCCCAGTTCCTTAACCTCAAGGGATCGACTCGGTTGTCGTACATTGCCTATCTCGACATGCTCAAGTCGGGGCGCATCGAGCGCACTCTTGATGTGCGGGAAAAGAGCCACCCCGCGTACTTGCAGTGCGTCAAGGTCCCAAGGACTTGCTGACTCCAGATACGTGCAGACACTGTATTCGTACATGACATCGTTCTTTGAGCGGGCACTGCCCCtgatcgacctcgagaagaagttgaaggaggaggaagacgggTTCGACAATGCCTGGGCTGCTGGCGAGGTCAAGGGATGGGATGAAGGGAAGAAGGTACCTACATCCCAAGGCGGGATTTGGTGCCCTTACTGCGCAAAGTCGTACGCCAAGCAGACGGTGTACGATGCGCACTTGAACTCGGGAAAGCACAAGAAGAAGCAGGCAGCTGGTATCAAGGTCGAGCAAGGCAATGAGCCGGCAACGTCTACCGCAGAGTCGGGGAGGGATAAGCTGCGGCCAGCGGCTCGACTTACGTGGCTCGTGTgtgcgctcctcgtcttcccGCCAATCCCCGAGAAGATTACTGCATcgcgaggcgaggtggagcgccgcgcggcgctgactgcgcgcgagcgtgaggccgagcttgaggacgtcgaggaggcacCGCCTGTCGTTCTTCCCCCACctggagaggaagaggaagacgaggacgacccACGCCTGTACAAccccctcaacctcccGCTCGGATGGGACGGCAAGCCCATCCCCTTCTGGCTGTACAAGCTGCACGGTCTCGGTGTCGAGTTCAAGTGCGAGATCTGCTCTGACCACGTGTACATGGGCCGCAAGGCGTTTGACCGCCACTTCCAGGAGAGCAGGCACGCGTTTGGTATGCGCGCTCTCGGGCTACCCAACACGCGCCACTTCCACGAGATCACCAAGATCGCGGAcgcactcgcgctcgcggagaagctcaaggccgaaGGACGCGCTGAGCTGAGTGCCATGGACAAGGCGGAGGAGTTCGAAGACGACGATGGAAACGTCTACGATAAGAAGACGTACGAGGATCTCAAGCGCCAGGGCTTGTTGTAGTGTATGATTTAATCACCTGCATTAGACTGCAAGACATGCATATGTGTCACCTTCCATCTACTAGTCTACCTCTCTAGGCCGGCACCTCCCAAGTGCGAACGCAGccgtccgcgcccgcgcTGACAACACGCGTGTCGTTCTCCCAAGCCACGCCGCTCACACCGCCGGGGTGCGCGTTCTTGATCGGCACATTACGCACCACCTTCTCGGGGTTCCAGATGTAGATGCTCTCGTCCGCACCTCCGgaggcgaggcgcttgCCAGAGGGCGAGAACGCGAGGCTGGCAACACGGCCGGTGTGGAACGTCCACCGGCTGGAGACGAGCACCTTGTTCGCTTtggcgtcgatgaggacgatgcGGCCAGCCGCGTCGccggcagcgaggaggctgccATCGAGAGAGAACGCCAGCGAGAGAACCTCACCCTTGTTGTCCTCGAACGATGCAACCTCGCTGAGCGACGAGCCGGAGGCACGAGCGATCGTCACCTTCTTCCCAGAGCCCGTTGCGACAAGGTCACCATGGACAGCGACAGCAGTGCATGCCCCGCCGACCACAGTACTCGAGCCTCCCATGGAGACCTCGAGGCCAGCCGGCGAGGCAATGTACACAGCGTgcggcgtcgccgcgaCACCAGTGGGCTGTGCTTTGGTCGGCACAGAGCTGGCGGCGAACTGACCGCCCGAGATGGCGGACACCTTGTCGTCCCACCCTGCCGACCAGACCTTGCCCGTTCCATCTGACGCCATCGCGGCCACGAGAGCGGTGTGGCCGACACCCTCGACGTTGGAACAttcgccctcgcgctcaccGAGAGACGCACCCAGCGCGAAGCTCTTCATCGTCCCGTCGAACGAGCCCGTGTAGAACGTCTGGGAGTCGCGGCCTGGCGCGAGTGCGCTCGACGTGATGGCCTTGGTTGGGCCGTAGAGCTTGCGCCAGGTCTTTCCCTCGCGCACGTCGAACACGTTGATCGTGCCACCCAGCGACACACTGGCGATCGTGTTCGGGTTGGCCCAAACAACGCCGTTCTGCTGCGCCTCAACGTCCGCACCCACCGACCATGCCTGCTTGACCTGCGCCGCAGCGGCGTCCCAGATCGCCACGACACCGTCCGCGCCAGCCGTGACGAGGTGTGCCGAGTCAGGTGCCCACGACAGAGCCATCTGCTATCAGCTGCTAGTTCAGGATTTCCAGCTTACCAGACTGCGGGTTGGGTCCGGCGCATCAGCGCTGGCGTTGATCTCGCCCGTCTTGCCGTCGTAGAGGAAGAGCTTGCCGTCCGAGCCGACCGACGCGAACACATCGCCGTTGGGTGAGAACCCGACGTCGCGCACGAATCTGGTGTGTGTCTGGATGATCCGGTCATACTTGAACGGCACAGCAGTGTGGAATACGATCGAGTTGTCGTCCGACCCGCTGACAGCGCGGAACGGCCGCTGGTGGCGCACGCTAAGGGAGGTGATGGGCTGGAGTCAGTGTGcgggagggtgaggatggGTTGGGAATGGTGGGGCTGTGCGGGCTGCCGGGCTGCGCAAGCTGCACAGCCAAGAGGGCGATAGCTACGCACCTTCGAGTGTCCCGTAATCTCGCCGCAGCTGCTGCCCGAGTCGACAAAAAACGCCGCGCCAAATCTGTCCTTGCCTTCGCCGCCGGCAATGAGGCGCTTGCTCTCGCTGTCCCACGCAACATCGTTAATACGGCCGGCGATGGGGCGGGctgcgagcttgaggatgTTCTCGGCTGGGTTGGTCGTATCCCACACGCGCACGTTGCCAGCAACGTCACCCGAGGCAATGTAGTACCCAGATGGGGAGAAGCGAGCGACGGTTGCGGTCTGGGTGTGCTCTGGTGTCAGATCTCATggaagggggagaggggaagaaggtggGCATGAGATACGAGGGACAGAGGATACTCACGAGTATACGCATGCGCGCTCGACGGGTTGTTCAGGTCGCGAATCTGTTGTTAGCTCTAGTCACAGAGAAGCCAGTGAGCTACGCACGATTACGGCGCGGCCGTTTGTGTACACGatcttctcgcccttggggtcggcgccgagcttggtgcTCTCGCCGCGGGCGGTGGCAGGATTGCACGGATAGAGAGGTCCTCACCATAAGCTGAGTCCAGCGCGCCTTCAGAGCTCACCTGATTTGTAACTCATGGTGGTTGAAGATGTTGAGGAAGGTAGACGTGTCCAGATCTCGATGAGGTGTTGCgtcaccacctccactctaCCGTCAGAGATTCAAGGTTGAAAAACGTAAAGATTTATTGCTAGAACCAGATTCCCTCCAAAATGCAACCTCCCTCCATTACTGCTGCTGTCCTCATCTCTGATGATCTCAAGAGTTGCATTGAATACAATGTGCCCAAATCAACCTACACAACGTCGACTATTGCGTGCCCGTTGGTCTGCACTGGGTCCAGCTTGCTATCAACAAACTCCTTGATCTCAGGCAGCGCCTCCACGAGCACGTCAAcaaccttggccttgcggGCCGTTCGCAGCTGTCCCCCTATACGTCTATACAGGCGCTCCTCTCCAAGCAACGGGTGAATGTGCGGCAGGTATATTTGGCAGACGTCCCTGAACCACGTGCGACGGTTCTCGTTCGTCGGGTCTGGTCGCACAATCGAGTGCATACCCGCCACCTGCACGATCGCCTTGACCTTTGACTGTAcgtctgtcgtcagctggGATACGATCTGGTTAGCTTACCCCTGtggttgacgagctccATGACCGCTCCACAAGCTGTCCCATGTCCGATGAGCACAACGTTCTTGGCTGATGACAATCTCACATTAGCTCACAGCGAGACAGCGCGGCTCACTCGACGTAGTTGTCCCACAGGTAGCGCATGAGCTGGCCGTCCATCTTGTCACCGCTGTTTGACACCATGCGTGGACCCTTCGCAAATTGACTGCGCAGGTTGCGCAGCACATTGATGTCGATGAGGTTCCAACCCCGGCCTCTGACCCAGTCGACCACGGCGTCAGACGTGTCGAGCAGATAGCTGTTGGCAAGGCTGACATCGACCGACGCCACGCCATCTGTCTCAACACGCAGGTTCCCAAAGTCGTGCGcgaagatgacgagggTTTCGGTCTCGGATTCGTACAGCCcctcgttgacgaggacctGG contains these protein-coding regions:
- the AIP1 gene encoding uncharacterized protein (Anaphase-promoting complex subunit 4 WD40 domain) → MSYKSGPLYPCNPATARGESTKLGADPKGEKIVYTNGRAVIIRDLNNPSSAHAYTQHTQTATVARFSPSGYYIASGDVAGNVRVWDTTNPAENILKLAARPIAGRINDVAWDSESKRLIAGGEGKDRFGAAFFVDSGSSCGEITGHSKPITSLSVRHQRPFRAVSGSDDNSIVFHTAVPFKYDRIIQTHTRFVRDVGFSPNGDVFASVGSDGKLFLYDGKTGEINASADAPDPTRSLMALSWAPDSAHLVTAGADGVVAIWDAAAAQVKQAWSVGADVEAQQNGVVWANPNTIASVSLGGTINVFDVREGKTWRKLYGPTKAITSSALAPGRDSQTFYTGSFDGTMKSFALGASLGEREGECSNVEGVGHTALVAAMASDGTGKVWSAGWDDKVSAISGGQFAASSVPTKAQPTGVAATPHAVYIASPAGLEVSMGGSSTVVGGACTAVAVHGDLVATGSGKKVTIARASGSSLSEVASFEDNKGEVLSLAFSLDGSLLAAGDAAGRIVLIDAKANKVLVSSRWTFHTGRVASLAFSPSGKRLASGGADESIYIWNPEKVVRNVPIKNAHPGGVSGVAWENDTRVVSAGADGCVRTWEVPA
- the sap61 gene encoding uncharacterized protein (Domain of unknown function (DUF3449)), whose translation is MDSVIETQRACHEEIERYEQALADVLVQQPIGQRNQTRRDRKAAEILARIGELRHNLALLYEDAPGLRPTELAALSAPPPGEGVDELAEFYTRFEKVKDFHRKNTGLNARALIASIDDMVDSDGLQVIEVEGEEEPVIIDLLDSVFSGEEAYGRHLDLYEAHAQFLNLKGSTRLSYIAYLDMLKSGRIERTLDVREKSHPAYLQYVQTLYSYMTSFFERALPLIDLEKKLKEEEDGFDNAWAAGEVKGWDEGKKVPTSQGGIWCPYCAKSYAKQTVYDAHLNSGKHKKKQAAGIKVEQGNEPATSTAESGRDKLRPAARLTWLVCALLVFPPIPEKITASRGEVERRAALTAREREAELEDVEEAPPVVLPPPGEEEEDEDDPRLYNPLNLPLGWDGKPIPFWLYKLHGLGVEFKCEICSDHVYMGRKAFDRHFQESRHAFGMRALGLPNTRHFHEITKIADALALAEKLKAEGRAELSAMDKAEEFEDDDGNVYDKKTYEDLKRQGLL
- a CDS encoding uncharacterized protein (Domain in histone families 1 and 5) translates to MSHTARRHYASDATWCADVADKRPSTCISSSSPHSSIFNTLRRHPPQPSSVPPPLNLSTMAPTVTKKAAAPRKASNHPTFLVMIQECIAAHPEDARSGVSRPTIKKYLANTYKLDLSSASNVNNLSNAIKRGAETGALILPKGIGGKVKLAPKAKKAPAADKENVAPKKAAAPKKKATSTTKKPAAAKSAVKKATTTKKVPAAVKKTSTKKAPVAAKAKAAPTKKAAPKKAATKAKAAK
- the FAL1 gene encoding uncharacterized protein (Belongs to the DEAD box helicase family), which encodes MALNPGDDKLVFESSESVTVAPTFEALNLREDLLRGVYAYNFEKPSAIQQRAIIPIIRGRDVIAQAQSGTGKTATFAISALQSLDLNIRETQALVLSPTRELAVQIQTVVLALGDYMNVSCHACIGGTSVGEDIRKLEAGQQVVSGTPGRVFDMIRRRNLRTKDIKMLILDESDELLNKGFKDQIYDIYRYLPPATQVVIVSATLPHDVLEMTTKFMTEPIRILVKRDELTLEGIKQFFVAVEKEDWKFDTLCDLYDTLTITQAVIFCNTRRKVDWLTEKMREANFTVSSMHGEMVQKERDAIMAEFRGGQSRVLITTDVWARGIDVQQVSLVINYDLPSSRENYLHRIGRSGRFGRKGVAINFVTVEDVRILRDIEQYYSTQIDEMPAQVQELV
- a CDS encoding uncharacterized protein (Phosphoglycerate mutase-like protein) codes for the protein MLASIVLGIGVRASLAVAQQPLGPGQTPEDPSGRDGPEAATNTSKHYPPAPDTWANLTWALNGTGAPGIYNSSHTPDSQYGTYNWCNMPHVRAQEYKVPVDGYQLVYVEAVQRHHKRTPYASNTLRHEDVTWECNGAGPYAHARAATFSTTPVYWQSMSGTLNPFEKVVDPGFVNSTCRFPSITTGGLEDARQHGEDFRHVYVDRLGFLPPGSNRDEYSFRVTNNVITSATLGAFVAGLYPDQEEYEALVQPETYDSLEPSFPCPTASKLLNQIRQEAEWLQHLNASTALMSRFDDVAGRGPDDKDWHVSYDHAYDNLSAKQCHDLRLPCSATNSTLCVPQSDADTIYRLGHWEYAYMYRVSNRSTAFSALKMGAWFGEVAEHLRTAAAGHKIKYRHNFAHDGSMAAILGLLQFAKPMWPGTGAEVVIELWKKESESGRNFVRVLWSGQPLETSTPLGTLDMVPLSDFLGYLEQTIPSDLVSACASEIPNSPSVQVPRQ